A genome region from Arthrobacter sp. V1I9 includes the following:
- the pgk gene encoding phosphoglycerate kinase: MTSHTLNELIAEGVRGRYILVRSDLNVPLDGSTVTDDGRIRASLPVLGKLTDAGARVLVTAHLGRPKGAPEEKYSLRPAVNRLAELADFKVTLAADTVGSSAKEAAASLQDGEVLVLENVRFDARETSKDDAERGAFADELVALTGGNGAYVDDAFGAVHRKHASVYDVATRLPSYLGDLVHTEVEVLRKLTADTQRPYVVVLGGSKVSDKLAVIDNLLGKADTILVGGGMLFTFLAAAGHKVASSLLEEDQVPVVQDYLKRAADAGTEFVVPTDVVVAGKFAADAAHETVAADAIESSSFGAEGIGLDIGPDSAAVFADRIKGAKTVFWNGPMGVFEFEAFAAGTRAIAQSLTETGAFTVVGGGDSAAAVRTLGFADDQFGHISTGGGASLEYLEGKELPGLSVLDR; this comes from the coding sequence ATGACATCTCACACCCTCAACGAACTGATCGCTGAAGGTGTCCGCGGGCGGTACATTCTGGTTCGAAGCGACCTGAATGTGCCGCTCGACGGCTCTACAGTGACTGACGACGGCCGCATCAGGGCCTCACTGCCAGTGCTGGGAAAGCTCACGGACGCCGGTGCCCGCGTGCTGGTAACAGCCCACCTCGGACGCCCCAAGGGTGCCCCGGAGGAAAAGTACTCCCTTCGCCCCGCCGTCAACCGCCTGGCGGAACTGGCGGACTTCAAGGTCACCCTGGCCGCGGACACGGTAGGCAGCTCGGCAAAGGAAGCTGCCGCCTCGCTGCAGGACGGCGAAGTGCTGGTTCTGGAAAACGTCCGCTTCGATGCGCGCGAAACCAGTAAGGACGACGCCGAGCGCGGCGCCTTCGCTGACGAGCTGGTGGCACTGACCGGCGGCAACGGCGCGTACGTGGACGACGCCTTCGGTGCTGTACACCGCAAGCACGCGAGCGTCTACGACGTCGCGACTAGGCTCCCGTCCTACCTCGGCGACCTCGTGCACACGGAGGTGGAAGTGCTCCGCAAGCTCACCGCGGACACCCAGCGCCCCTACGTGGTGGTGCTCGGCGGTTCCAAGGTCTCGGACAAGCTTGCGGTCATCGACAACCTGCTGGGCAAGGCGGACACGATCCTGGTGGGCGGCGGCATGCTGTTCACGTTCCTCGCCGCAGCCGGCCACAAGGTCGCCTCCAGCCTGCTGGAGGAGGACCAGGTCCCCGTGGTCCAGGACTACCTGAAGCGGGCAGCCGACGCCGGCACCGAGTTTGTGGTGCCCACGGATGTCGTGGTGGCCGGGAAGTTCGCCGCCGACGCCGCGCATGAGACGGTTGCCGCGGACGCCATCGAAAGCAGCAGCTTCGGAGCAGAGGGCATCGGCCTGGACATCGGACCGGACTCGGCAGCAGTCTTTGCCGACAGGATCAAGGGCGCCAAGACCGTCTTCTGGAACGGTCCGATGGGGGTCTTCGAATTCGAAGCTTTCGCCGCCGGCACCCGCGCCATCGCCCAGTCGCTGACCGAAACCGGCGCGTTCACCGTGGTGGGTGGCGGCGATTCGGCTGCTGCCGTCCGAACGCTCGGTTTCGCTGATGACCAGTTCGGCCACATTTCCACCGGTGGCGGTGCCAGCCTGGAATACCTCGAAGGCAAGGAACTCCCGGGGCTTAGCGTCCTCGACCGGTAA